A window of the Helianthus annuus cultivar XRQ/B chromosome 4, HanXRQr2.0-SUNRISE, whole genome shotgun sequence genome harbors these coding sequences:
- the LOC110936738 gene encoding probable disease resistance protein At1g15890: protein MDAMISSIITPVVQSLMVPVKKHLGFLVSSTKHVKDLKEEMDQLNITEQDIQEKKTTADANYHVVSCHVSPWLEDVQKMKEKVESIPTAGIGCFNVAKRYKAGKQSCIIVQQIKSLKERASKISWTNEQKSLAKVPSTSAPVPHGTQTTTFESRDSVFNAALQSLQSSDESQKMIALCGMGGVGKTTMMEQLKKTVEDSKMFDWVIKVVLGESSDPFVLQQAVAEYIHEDLSEKTKDARAELLRKKFEGMSQNGQKKILVIMDDIWKEVDLKDVGLTSPLPNGFKLLFTSRFEHVCTQMGVRPSSIFRVGVLNDEEAKTLFFAIVRPAPSDGDDEELQKIGDDIVNKCGGLPIALKTIAKSLIGNIKEAWKETLSNLQHDDLQDLNDIVHKVFEMSYNNLQKDDDKSIFLLSGLFPDDFDIPIEDLMRYGWGLKLFSKVHTLREARRRTIICVNNLIRANLLTESDRMGCVKMHDLVRLFALSNFSKVKQASIVYHDNMSGHQLINNDAKESYERILLKCMGMTKFPVCFNYPNLSLLIVMDGNNLLKFPQHIYEKTEKLEVVCYDNIGIPLLPVVFEHSTKLRTLCLRSCSLTDDISFLGSLSNLEALSLVDCGIRRLPWMIGKLKKLKLLDLTGCVDLRIDDGVFQNLGSLEELYMRSYENRHIMFTDANCDELEILSRKLFALELEFFKSNTQPKNLSFEKLERFRISIGCQLVIWKDDEKYSFRNTIKLVGECNELIESKISDLFEKTEELHLQVNDMNHLENVVDIPLHSCQLERLKISNCPVMRTLVDEDYTVGVIRFPKLNYLSLDDLPSMVSLCGTVIELPEMVELDLHALPSFTSIYPDNGNPCAIQSLLNKKVVIPKLEKLHINDMPNLKQIWPCEISTDEKNNVSGLRLLKVFTCGSLINIFPNNPLPTLNNLEKLEVAECDSVEVIFNIDFENVSEMEGYVSRLRSIRVEKSGKLKELWRMRGVYNSNILINGFQAIQSIYIFGCKSFETVFTPVTANFDLSALTSYNAQMVFHVI from the exons ATGGATGCTATGATAAGTTCAATTATTACTCCTGTTGTTCAATCATTGATGGTCCCTGTTAAGAAACATTTGGGTTTCTTAGTTTCATCCACAAAGCATGTTAAAGATTTGAAGGAGGAAATGGATCAGCTGAATATCACTGAACAAGATATTCAAGAGAAAAAAACGACCGCTGATGCAAACTATCATGTGGTATCTTGCCATGTGTCACCGTGGTTGGAAGATGTTCAAAAGATGAAGGAGAAGGTAGAAAGTATTCCAACAGCTGGAATTGGGTGCTTCAACGTGGCAAAGAGATACAAAGCAGGAAAACAATCTTGTATTATTGTCCAACAGATAAAATCTCTCAAAGAACGAGCATCTAAAATCAGTTGGACAAATGAACAGAAATCACTTGCTAAGGTACCATCCACCTCTGCACCAGTTCCTCATGGTACCCAAACAACCACGTTTGAGTCTAGAGATTCGGTATTTAATGCTGCATTGCAATCTCTACAATCAAGTGACGAGTCCCAAAAGATGATTGCTCTATGTGGGATGGGTGGTGTCGGCAAGACCACAATGATGGAACAACTAAAGAAGACCGTGGAAGATTCAAAAATGTTTGATTGGGTCATAAAGGTGGTTCTTGGAGAAAGTTCTGACCCTTTTGTTCTACAGCAAGCTGTTGCAGAATACATTCATGAAGATTTAAGTGAAAAAACAAAAGATGCAAGGGCTGAGCTTCTTCGTAAGAAATTTGAGGGGATGTCGCAAAATGGGCAAAAGAAAATTTTAGTAATAATGGATGATATTTGGAAGGAGGTTGACCTCAAAGATGTTGGACTAACAAGCCCTTTGCCAAATGGGTTCAAGCTCTTGTTCACATCACGATTTGAACATGTTTGCACTCAAATGGGTGTTAGACCTAGTTCAATATTTAGAGTAGGGGTCTTAAATGACGAAGAagcaaaaacattattttttgcGATTGTGCGACCAGCTCCTTCggatggtgatgatgaagaaCTCCAAAAGATAGGAGACGATATCGTGAATAAATGTGGGGGTTTGCCTATTGCCTTGAAAACCATTGCCAAAAGTCTTATTGGTAACATAAAGGAGGCATGGAAAGAAACACTTTCCAATTTACAACATGATGACCTTCAAGACCTTAATGACATTGTGCATAAAGTTTTTGAAATGAGCTACAACAATCTTCAAAAGGATGATGATAAATCAATTTTCCTCCTAAGTGGCTTATTCCCGGATGACTTTGACATTCCTATTGAGGACTTGATGAGGTATGGATGGGGTTTGAAGCTGTTTAGTAAAGTGCATACTTTAAGAGAAGCAAGAAGACGAACAATCATTTGTGTTAACAACCTCATACGGGCAAACTTGTTGACAGAAAGTGACCGCATGGGATGTGTAAAGATGCATGATCTCGTGCGTCTTTTTGCTTTAAGTAAtttttcaaaagtcaaacaagctTCAATAGTCTACCATGATAATATGTCTGGACATCAGCTTATAAACAACGATGCAAAAGAGTCTTATGAAAGAATTTTATTAAAGTGCATGGGTATGACTAAATTTCCTGTATGCTTTAATTACCCAAATCTCTCGCTCTTGATTGTAATGGATGGGAATAACCTACTCAAGTTTCCGCAACATATTTATGAAAAAACAGAAAAACTTGAGGTTGTCTGTTATGACAATATAGGTATTCCATTGCTTCCGGTGGTGTTCGAACACTCGACCAAACTTCGGACACTATGCCTTCGTTCATGCTCATTGACTGATGATATATCTTTCCTTGGAAGTCTTAGCAACTTGGAAGCATTGAGCCTTGTCGATTGTGGAATAAGAAGGTTGCCATGGATGATAGGAAAGTTGAAAAAACTGAAGTTACTAGATTTGACTGGATGTGTTGACCTACGCATAGACGATGGTGTCTTTCAAAACTTGGGCAGCCTTGAAGAACTTTATATGAGATCTTATGAGAATCGTCATATTATGTTCACAGATGCCAACTGTGACGAATTGGAGATACTTTCACGGAAGCTATTTGCATTAGAGTTGGAGTTCTTTAAGAGCAATACCCAACCGAAAAACTTGTCTTTTGAAAAACTTGAAAGGTTTAGAATATCTATCGGTTGTCAATTGGTTATATGGAAGGACGATGAGAAATATTCATTCAGAAATACGATTAAATTAGTTGGTGAATGCAATGAGCTGATAGAAAGCAAAATCAGTGATCTATTTGAAAAAACAGAGGAGCTTCATTTACAAGTGAATGATATGAATCATCTTGAAAATGT AGTTGACATACCTCTTCACAGTTGCCAACTGGAGCGACTCAAAATTTCCAATTGCCCTGTTATGAGAACACTCGTTGATGAGGATTATACAGTTGGGGTGATTAGATTTCCAAAGTTGAATTATTTGTCTCTAGATGATCTACCTAGCATGGTGAGCTTGTGTGGAACTGTGATTGAGTTACCAGAAATGGTAGAGTTGGATCTTCATGCCCTTCCCAGCTTCACAAGCATTTATCCTGACAACGGTAATCCATGTGCGATACAATCCTTATTGAACAAAAAG GTTGTGATACCTAAGTTGGAGAAACTACATATTAATGATATGCCAAACTTGAAGCAAATATGGCCATGTGAGATTTCAACTGACGAGAAAAATAACGTTTCCGGGTTGAGACTGCTCAAAGTATTCACATGTGGTAGCCTTATCAATATTTTTCCAAACAACCCACTGCCAACGCTGAATAATTTAGAAAAGCTTGAAGTTGCAGAGTGTGATTCTGTTGAAGTAATATTCAACATCGACTTTGAAAATGTTAGTGAAATGGAGGGGTACGTTAGCAGATTAAGAAGCATTAGAGTTGAAAAATCAGGGAAGCTTAAAGAGTTGTGGAGGATGAGAGGTGTATATAACTCTAATATCCTCATCAATGGCTTTCAAGCTATACAAAGCATTTATATATTCGGATGCAAGAGTTTTGAAACTGTATTCACACCTGTCACAGCCAATTTTGATCTCAGTGCACTTACTTCCTACAACGCTCAAATGGTATTTCATGTCATCTAG
- the LOC110933618 gene encoding uncharacterized protein LOC110933618: protein MQGNAMQVIVKEEKETSSKRVVFPRLEILELEDLPKLKGFFLGMNDFRWPSLVIVKINKCPELTMFTSGQSTTPKLKYIQTSFGKISRERGLNFDETIDQTTFSASSEPTISKGMLCSFNSLLEINIEWENVGKTVVPYNALLQLEKLQQITIQGSHTLEEVFEVVALEGTNESQTVVQIPNLRQVKLANVGDLKYLWKSNQWTVLEFPNLTTLSIDKCKSLEHVFTRSMVNSLVQLQDLHISDCENIEVVVKEEEEKCDPKVNDIRLPRLKSLKLSKLPSFKGFCLGKEAFSLPKLETLQIKECRAIKVFTKGHVSTPELKVIDTGFGFRYVKTDINSLLKTKQEEVLLFISLLILEKAH from the exons ATGCAAGGCAATGCAATGCAAGTGATTGTAAAAGAAGAAAAGGAAACGTCATCAAAACGTGTGGTGTTTCCTCGTCTAGAGATACTTGAACTTGAGGATCTACCAAAGCTCAAGGGTTTCTTCTTGGGGATGAATGACTTCCGATGGCCCTCATTGGTTATTGTGAAAATCAACAAATGCCCTGAACTGACGATGTTTACATCTGGTCAGTCAACAACTCCAAAGCTCAAGTACATACAAACAAGTTTTGGCAAAATTAGTCGTGAACGTGGCCTTAACTTTGATGAAACTATCGATCAG ACCACGTTCTCAGCTTCTTCAGAGCCTACTATTTCAAAAGGGATGCTTTGCTCTTTTAATAGTTTGCTAGAAATTAATATAGAATGGGAGAATGTTGGAAAGACTGTTGTACCATATAATGCGCTGCTACAATTGGAAAAGCTTCAACAGATTACTATACAAGGATCTCATACGCTGGAAGAGGTATTTGAAGTAGTAGCATTGGAAGGAACAAATGAATCACAAACTGTTGTCCAAATTCCAAACCTAAGACAGGTGAAGTTAGCCAATGTAGGGGATCTCAAGTATCTATGGAAGAGCAATCAGTGGACGGTACTGGAATTTCCAAACCTGACAACTCTCTCTATTGACAAATGCAAGAGTTTGGAACATGTTTTTACACGCTCCATGGTTAACAGCCTAGTGCAACTCCAAGACCTACATATAAGTGACTGCGAGAATATAGAGGTAGTTGTGAAGGAGGAAGAAGAAAAATGTGATCCCAAAGTGAATGATATTAGGTTACCTCGTCTAAAGTCCTTAAAACTAAGCAAACTTCCAAGTTTCAAGGGATTTTGCTTGGGGAAGGAGGCTTTCTCATTGCCAAAGTTGGAAACTTTACAAATAAAAGAATGCCGAGCAATTAAAGTTTTCACCAAGGGACACGTGTCTACCCCTGAGCTCAAAGTAATAGATACAGGTTTTGGGTTTCGTTATGTAAAGACAGATATCAACTCCCTTTTAAAGACAAAACAAGAGGAGGTACTGTTATTCATTTCTTTACTAATTCTTGAAAAGGCTCATTAA